The Oncorhynchus kisutch isolate 150728-3 linkage group LG14, Okis_V2, whole genome shotgun sequence genomic sequence CTCAACTGTGACTCGGACAATCACATCAGACTGAGGTAGCTATCTTTGGAGGTAGATTTTGGTTAGAGTGGTTTGGGTAAATGTGGGGGAGGGTTGTGGTTGCCTTAAATGGTTCCTCCGGACATTGAGGCTAGTATGGTGATAAAGACAATCAACTCAATAAGGCTATTAGCAAGGCCGCGTCGTCACTTGTGTCTGTTAAGTATTGCAGAGCTAAGGCTAATTAAAGATAATGTAATGTTCCCTGACAAGAAGTTAGCAGGAATTCtcagtggagtttagtacacttAGTGCAAAGATTTCCTAAGTGGACCGGAACGTATATAGAGATCCTAAAGGGCCCCAGTAAGTCATTATATTTGGCATCAGCTGGGGCCTTATTAGCACAGTGCGAATGCATGTACTGTTACCAAGGGGACATCATTGAAACAGAACATTTTGGTTATATCTGCTCCCCTTGGCAAGATAAGAAAGCCCAACATAATAGGACGGCATCTGTAGGAGGAGGCATTTCTCAAGGCTAGCGTTCTGAATTCACATGTGCACGTGCACAGAACAGACTTTGGTTTAAGAGGAGGGAAGGCGAGAGAGTACAGTGGAAACATGGAGCCTTTTTCTGTTCGCAGCAGCAGGtttgttggtggatggatagaacTATGGCGGACCCCTGGCATCGCAGGACACTAGGGTGGCATGTGGATGGGGATTTGGTTGGGCAGGCGAGGTGGAGTATCCATCGAGAGGCAAACTGTTGGGATGGAGGGTAGGTAAGTGTTTGGGGGGTTATTGGCCAATGCTAGCCTGTGCCCATGCCAGGCAGACCAGACGAGTGCTGCTCGATGAGGACCTGGCATTGGGCCGGAAGCACCGGAGCCCCGCCATGACAGGTGGAGTCACGACTCtggaaaagaaagaaagacaaaagACAGAGTGTCAGTCTATCATTTATTCCTCCTTTTGTCTACTGATGATGGCTTCTGCATTGTTGTTGACCAATCATCTTGTTCACAATTTCTACTCCTGGACTTAGTAACATCGATATTGTTCAACACAGCTCTGGGGATCCAATTCAATAAAAAACGAAGTGCCACGTTAGCCCCAAACCTTTTGAAAAACACACCCTAGTCTCTAGAACACCTTGAAGTAATATCTTTTTTCCTTGACGTGGTAACAATGTTTCGTTCAGTGGTAACAAATCCAGGCTTGATTGACTAGAGCCCGGAGGCTTGTAATCTATCATGGGGTCAGAAATCACAGACGGATGAGATCTAGATCTCAGATCGAATAGTTGGATGAGCTTGTGACAACAGAGAGATGGGAGTGCGAGGATGATAGATCAATTCATCCTGAGATGTCGGATGTCCTGAAGGTGTCAACTTTGTTTTAGAAACTGAGTTACAACTGGAGGCCAAACTACTGTGACGTCAATGCATGTGTCCTGGCAACCCATATCCTGCAGCTCTGATGTCATCGATGATTCAATTATAAGACTGCGACCTCTATTTAGCCACCTCCTATCTGTTACAGGGATGAAAATAGCCAATAGAACCGTGGGCGAACAAAACGAATGGCCACATTGCGTGAGAGGTTAGCTTAGTGTTTGCTGTGCAGTGAATGAGTCAGTATGCCAATGTCTCAGCGCACCGGCCCTCCTACCTGAGGCACTAACTCCAGGGTGACTTCTACAGGACGAGTGACCCCCCCTTTGGGGATCCCGTTTTGTCCCAGCTGTCCCCGGTCCTCCCCTCTTGGAACAGACCAGCTGTACTGAGTCCCTTTACTGCAGAACAAACTGGGGACATTAATACATTTCAATATTACATGCATACAAGTCCACTCTAAAAAACAACACACACGGCTTCACAAATACAACTAACATGTAATGTACCAAAGTTGACGTTCACAATCTCACACTGACAAGATAAATCATAGGCGATCAGGATATACCTAAAGTTTACCTGGCCTTAAAAACCCAATCTTATAATGACAGGACAGTACTAGAAGCAAAGCAACACATAGTGGTTCCCAACAGGTAGGGCACCTCCTTACCTGTGACGGTACCCAAACATGAGGAAGAGTACACAGAAGATGATGCAGGCCATGCCGATATGAATGCCCACCACTATACCACCCATCGAGCCCTCGCTCTCCTGTCTACAGGTACACTGGTTCTCCCCACCTGCAACCAAGAAACACATGATGAGTACATCCATACATTCATTAGCCCGCAGAAACATTATGAGAAAACATATTCTATCCTTGTGGCAATGCCAAACACAAGTCTAACTAATAGATTCACCCCAAAATAAACTTGAAGCAAAAAGGGCAGAAGATTACCAAATAATTAATACTTGTCTTGAAAATAGTGTTTATTATGCAGTACTGACTCGACTTTAATATTTATTGGAAACTCACCACTGGTTTTGGCACTGCTGCCTTCTTTTGCCAGTGACACCAGCCTCTTGGAGCAGTCGCTCTCGCCGTTCCCGTTATAGGCCACTAGTTTGACTTCATACACCGCGCCGGTTTCTGCAAGATCAAGTCATAAGGCGACAGTGCCACATTATAAAATCGCTTTCGACAATTTCGAAGgtcatcttttttttaaatggggaGATATTGAACGAGTTTTATTGACTGCTTGCGTGATATAAGCCAAGCTATTGATTGGGCGATTGAAAGAGATTGAATTTTGGGAGCATGTCGTTTTTCACTCTTCCCTGGACTGTTCCTTTCCCCTAATGCCTCCCTCCCTAACCCACTTACAACTGTCTTTCCTCTCACTCTGTCATCTCTATCTTGATATCTCTAACAACCTCCCATGTCTCCCTCTTTTAATCTCTCGATATAGATTTAGTCATTGCTACAGTATGAGAAAGCTTATGCTCTGAATGCAATGATGCCGATCAGTAGCTGACACCAACCCATCCAGTCATTTTCCACTAGGTGGCTTTACATTtaaccgttttttttttttttacagatacaGCAAAACATGTCAGAAGAAGAAACTAAAGGAACATTCGAAGGTCTCCTTTTCACATTTCGTGAAAGGATATTACGTTTATCTTCCATGCGCATGGTAATTAACTCGCTGTCACATGATCATTCAAATATGGGGTAATTGTTATTCTCGGCACCACTACAACCTTTTAAATCCAGCACTGGCCTGAAGATAACCTCATTGGAAAATCAATATCACATTTCATCTTCAGAATTTTCTGACATTCAGTTATAGGAAAAAAACATGTGGCGGCAGTGCAGGAGTATAGGAGTGACTCAAGGTCCACACATGAAAGATTGGACCCCAGATGGGTGGTTAAGAAGACTGCTATGAGGGGAAAGAAATTAAAACTGCTGTATTAGTTCAACTTATTTGAATGATGACAAAGTCTTTAAAAATAATTTTCAATTGTAACACTTTTTTATaatttaatatattattattttataccaTCAAATATAATAAatgtaatctctctctcactcgctctctcactctcacactctcactctcacactctcactctcacactctcactctcacactctcactctcacactctcactctcacactctcactctcactctcactcaccaAGGCGGGAGATGGTGTGGGCATTGACGTGGCAAGGGAACTGAACTGGCTCCTGGAAGTCGGCATGGGGGACCCTGCGGTAGGTGAGCCTGAAGCCCTCTGCCTTGCCAGGCTTGCTGGGGAGCTCCCATAGCACCTGGACTGCAGTGGAGTTCACCACCTTGGTGAAGAAGGTAGGGGGAGAGGGCACTACAGGAGGACAGATGAAGATTAGAACATTGGATGTGAAAAATAGAAATTAATGAATGATTGAAAAGGTCAGCGGAAAGATAGAAAGACTATAGAGATGGTTAGAGAAGCAGTATGAATGAGAGATTGCGTAGTAATTCAAttcacatggagagagagaaaaagagaggggtgaGGATGAAATGATGATAGAACTCAAAGAGATAGTAAGACAGGGAGGAAAAACAAGGGAGTGTTTATCAGTGACCGTGGATGATTGGAATAGTATATGGGAAATGAAATAAGTGCACAGACGTGGAGAGAACAGATGAGAAAAGTGGGATGTGGGATGTGAGATGTAAAATTGATGAAATTAcataaagagagggaagaggcgaTAAGCACCTTTGATCGATCACAGGTTGTAAATAACCAGGCAGACTATCAGACCGTAGAACCATTCTTAAAAAATCTCAATCTTACCCCAGCCATATTCTAAATCTTATACTAGTCTAGCTACATCATCCTAAGCACTCTGCTGTCCGCTTTGTGCAATATACATGGAGCTACTGTATTTGGGGTAGGGGGAAGTACAGTTTGACATTTTCTcccataatataatagatgtttaattattaataatataatattatctATGTTTAGGAATGCTTATAAATGTGAATACATGTTTTCAAATGTTTGCAAATAATAAAATACTCATTTATTAATCGTATATGTACACTATAGGTATAATCATACACCGTTTATAAATGGTTATTGTTGAAAGTAATTATAAAGTGTAACTGATCGTAGCAATAGCATGTTCCTGGTGACTTACCGCCCCCTAGTGTTGTGGCCACCACAGTGCTGGACTGCTGGCTGGCACCCAGTGGGGAGTAGGCCTTGAGGTAGATGGAGTAGGTGGTGGCTGGCTCCAGGTTGGTGAAGTCATGCTGGAAGGTGGTTTTACTGACTGCCTCCTGCAGCTCACTACTGTCTGGCTCTGGGGGGAACAACAAGCAGTGTTATCATTAGGGTTAGGTTCCATTTCAGCAGGCACACTCAGTCAAGTGCAGCTACAgtatttaaaagaaaacaaaatACTATCGCAATTGCTTAAACATCTGTCCTTAGTAAACATATCATTAGGCTGGCTTTCACCTGGCCAGGTCTTTTACATCAGCACAATGGAGGAGAAGAGGCTAGCTTTGCTTTGAACACTGACAGAGTATCACACAAAGACTCTCACTCACCGCTGATCTTGCGGATGTGGAGCACATAGCCGATGATGCCGTCGGTGATCTCTACGGGCGGCTGGATCCAAGCGAGCTGCAGGGTACTGGGGGAGAGGGCGGTGGCCGTGAGGCCCTGGGGGGAGTCGGGCAGATCCTTGGCCAGGGACACGGCCAGACGGGCGCTAGCCTGGTTGGTGCCGGCCATGTTCTCAGCGATGCACTGGTAGATGGCCTCGTCCTCCGAGGTGATGCGCGTCATGGCCAGGGTGCTGGAGGATGGAGATTAAAGAACATTTTTTTTCATCATTTATTTGAGTTAGAACATATTAAAACATTGGTATATTGGGTACACAACAAGGGTTCATTTCTAACAGATGGGTTGGTTGGTTGTATGAATATGCATTCAAACAAATATTCCGATATACAACAGAATTATTTGTGATTCAAAACATAATCAGGCAGCTAATGAATCCCATCCTCTCGTGTTCAGTGCAAATGCAGAACTTCAGCCTACTTAACGGAGAGAGATGTCAGCCACTGTCGAACAGTGCCACCTTGAGGTGGAATATATGAACTGCTCTTCTGTAGGTCTGACCAGTCTTGATGAGAATGATATCATACCAGCACTAACTGATTTATATCAATTGAGAGGATGGGACCATGGTCCCAAAGCGTATACATCATTCAGTTAAATTGGTAATTCATAAATAATGTCTCGGATATGTCAAGGCAAAAACATTAAACACAGGATAATGGAAAGATCAACATTATTTCAAATGAGATTTTACACATATTTCACCATTTCTGATCATGGACTTTAGCCTAAATCAACTGCTAGTATGTGGGAATAACAAAATCATCTCTATTGCTGCCCAACAAAAGTAGTTTGTTTCTGCTTTCAGTGGACAACCTTGGTTCCAGAGAATCTGGATGTTGATTTGGGGGTCTTTACGATTCCCCTTGGAAAAAAATCTAGGGGAAACGCTGATTTTACAGATTTAGCTTTGTCTATTGTCGACAAACGTTTTACTTGCAATGATTTTGGTATGTGTTTGTTTTACATACttaagttgaatgcactgactgtaggcctaattCACTATAGATAAGactaaatgacaaaaaaacatACATGTAAACCCAGGGATGTATTCATTTTATAACCTGCTTACAGTTTAAGAATGGAAGcaaacacaacaaaacaaaagTTTCTATTGTACAAATACAGGAAGGCCCCTCCCCGTTTCATtcagtttgcttccgtttaagaaatgttttgcaaaagaatcggcggaatgaatacacctctGGTGTACAGTACCTGTTGTTGTTGGTGAGCTTGACATTGTCACCGGGCATCAGGATCTTGCCATTCTTCAGCCAGATGAGGTGAGGCTCGGGGACGCCCTGGGCCACACAGGTGAACACAGCACTGCCTCCCGCTGGTTTTGAGACAGACTGCGGCCACTGCATGAACTCAGGGGGAGCTGGTGGGAAGAGAATGAtgtaaattcagcaaaaaaagaaatgtctgtCAACTGTGCTTTtgttcagcaaacttaacgtgtaaatatttgtatgaacttaACAAGAtgcaacaactgagacataaactgaacaagttccacagacatgggactaacagaaattgaataatgtgtccctgaacaaaggggcagcgggtcaaaatcaaaattaacagtcagtatctggtgtggccaccagctgaattaaatactgcagtgcatctcctcctcaaggactgcaccagattttctgGTGTTACCCCACcagagatgttaccccactcttccaccaaggcacctgcaagttcccagacatttctggggggaatggccctagccctcaccttctgattcaacaggtcccagacgtgctcaatgggattgagatccgggctcttcgctggccatggcagaacactgacattcctgtcttgcaggaaatcacgcacagaacgagccgtttggctggtggcattgtcatgctggagggtcatgtcaggatgagcctgcaggaagggtaccacatgagggaggaggatgtcttccctgtaaagttCAGCATAGAGATTGCctgtaatgacaacaagctcagtcctatgatgctgtgacacacagccccagaccatgacggaccctccaccttcaaatcgatcccgctccagagtacaggcctcaatgtaacgctcattccttcgacaataaatccaaccatcacccctggtgagacaaaaccacgactcgtcagtgaagagcactttttgccagtcctgtctaggccagcaacggtgggtttgtgcccataggcgatgttgttgccagtgatgtctggtgagaacctgccttacaacaagcctacaagccctcagtccagcctctctcatcctattgcagacagtctgagaactgatggagggattgtgtgttcctggtgtaactcgggtagttgttgttgccatcctgtacctgtcctgtagttgccatcctgtacctgtcccgcaggtgtgatgttcagataccaatcctgtgcaggtgctgtcactgcgaggacgataagctgtctgtcctgtctccttttagcgctgtcttaggagtctcacagtacggacattgcaatttattgccctggccacatctacagtcctcatgcttccttgcagcatgcctaaggcacgttcacacagatgagcagggaccctgggcatctttcttttggtgtttttcagattcagtagaaaggcctctttagtgtcctaagttttcataactgtgaccttaattacctaccatctgtaagctgttagtgacCGTTCCATAGgtccatgttcattaattgtttatggttcattgaacaagcatgggaaactgtgtttaaaccctttacaatgaagatctgtgaagttgtttggatttttacaaattatctttgaaagacagggccgtttctttttttttgctgagtttatttgttGTAAGTGTATTGTGTATGTAAGTGTATTGATTCATCTTTGTATCAATTGCATTTGCTTGTGATACTATGTAACTTTGCATGAAAGTAAAATATAGGACTAGCACTTTCAAAAAGTCAAGTGGGGAGGTGGATGATATGTGGAAAATGGGAGGAGGCCAataggagaggagtagagaggagaggagacgaacGGAGAGGAAGCAGGTTAGTGATGTGGAGCGATGAAAAGGTTGTTTGGAGAAAAGATAGGAAGAAGGCAGAATAACAGAGGAGGATGACAATAGAGGAAAGATTGAGGGTGAaagtagagagagggaaaacGGCATCGATTAGAATGACAAGGCCTTTTGGGGGAGAGCATTGAGTTCTATGTGCTGTCAGTCTCACAATGAACTATAGAGGGCAGTACTGATCCTGTTTTGGGGCAGCTGTACTATCATATAAAGGTGGTTATGATCATTGCAGTCCTTATAGTAAGGACCTTGAGAAGTGAATGTGATTTGATCATATCTCTAGACCCTATAGTTTTATACAGTTTCCTCTAACTTGGTAGAAACACAGCTCTCAAATCTAACTATCTAAATACACAGTAGGTTCCTGAGTTtgtcctgaccatgtgacctgaccaggaaacactTTGTCCTTAGTTATAGTAGCCTATAGCATACTACCCACATTACATATACTTCAATGTGTATCAATACATACAAACATCCCTACATCTACCACAACAGATCAATAAAAATATTCCCAATGATTTCCCCTCCTCTTCCCGGAGCTTGAACTTAACATATGGAGAGCCTAGACTTCCAGAGGACAGCCTAGcctaatctaaccctaaccccagtccCCACTTCTCTATCCCCATGTTGACCCTGCCTGGCCCTCTGGTGTCCCCGGGACAGATGCAGGGTTCGTCGTCCCGCCTGACACCAGGCTCAATAGCACACAATGGGACATGCATATATGTAGAGAcccccagccccttttcccctaAGCATCTAATTGATCTATTGACACTGACACCCCCTGAGCCCCTGTCCTCACCCCTCCCTGGCTGAGACCCAGAGAGACTGGgcctgggaagagagagaaacagggtccagtgggaggtagagagggagggagggagagtatgagagaagacagagagagagtgcgagagagaagggagaaatatagagaaagggagcgagagagatgaagaaagaaagaaagggagagagatggaggaagcgAGGAATTGAGAGATGAGGTTGTGAGtactggagggtgtgtgtgtgtgtgtggggggggggggggtcaagggtCATAGAGACACCCATTAAAATAGAAGACCATTAATCAATGGAGGCATAGATTTTATATTCCCCAAACTGCTTTCCCTCTGATGGGCCCCAATTTCTTTAAACATACGGACACCAATACAGATCCTCAGGATCTATAAAAGGCTTGGAGGGAGTTGTTGTTGAGCAATGGCCGTCAAAGTGTCTTTTGTCTTTTGCTTGTTTGTTTAATCGGTAAGAGGAATGTTGAGGGAGATGTGAGGACATAGAGAGACATTAAAAGAAATTGAATTGCAAGAGAACTCTTGGAAGTTAATCTGAAGTTCACTTCAGCCAGTCTTGTTGCTGCCTGTTTGAGTTTGTCATTAAATCTAAGGCATTGCCAGCTGTAGCATTGAGCACTGTAAGCATTTAGGTTAATGGCCTTCAAATATGTCTATACTATGTTTTTTCCATTATATTTCACACCGAATTCTAACAGAGCTCTAATGGATGATGAACAATAACTTGAAATTGAGAGTGACTATATCATGTCACTACTATGTCATGTCACTACTATATCATGTCACTAGCCTGATGATGTATCATTTAATTATTGGAGATGATAGCAGGCACTGGCTTCAACACCACTGTGAAAGGGTTGAGTTTGTGTTAGGAGAGATGATgacagcggggggggggggggggggggggggggagactagTGAGGGATAAATATTGGGCCGATTGTTGGGAGGGGCGACTGGAATGGATGTCTGAAGCACAAAGGgggtgttttttgtgtgtgtgtgtcacgtgtgtatgtgtggcgGTGAATgtgcgcacatgtgtgtgtgtaactgtgtcatCAGTCTACACCCAAATAGCCTTCTTTCGCCATGACTCCAGGTACACTTCACACTTCAGCAAAAGAAAAATTGGTTTAAGGGGAACGTAGAAAAAATAATTTTCTCACTCTTTTTAATACATTAATACATTAAAACCCAATAGAGGTGGAGCCAAGGAGAGAATTGCTGTCCATCCCTTCAGCTGATCAACTGTGTCTCTCCAGCTGAGATCTAACTGTCAGCTTCAGTGTCCATACATCAGGCCAATCCATAGCACGTATTGATCAATTAGACTTTTAGCAGAGTCTTAGACCTGACCTTGAGTTTCATCACCAGGGGCATTCCTCATCACCTTCCTTCCATTGTTTAGCTTTTTGTCTTTTGTGGTAGGAGTATATTTTTGAAATATATATCACGTAGGTTATGTTGTTACTAGTTATAGTTACCTAGATAGTGTGAATCAGAGTTGTATAGAGATCCTTATACAGTATGAGTTGAATATGCCCCTCGCCTCAGTTACTTCATATACATTGTGTGAAGTATATTTATCAAAAAGTAACTGATTTAGTTCTAACACAATTTATTTTGTAAATCgagttttggaatatgttttacaTATTTACATAATGGACACAATTTGGTATGTTTCTAACATGTGTTTTATAAGTATGACAGTGATGTTTCTAACTTTATACATTctgatgtttatttttttctaaTCCATGTGGTGTGTTCTGTCACTTAAGTGACACACTCATGAAATAATGCCCTATTTCCAACTATGTATGTTCTACTTTCTGAAATATATGGCGTTTGGTTCTGACACTCATATCTAACATGAGCAAGTCCCCCTCAGTAAGCTGACAGCTGTGGGATATGCATTTTAAAGCATTTCAACGATTCCAACCTTCTCCACATTTTTCATATGAAAATGTTCTACCCCAAAAAAGTCTATGGATGAGGGGATGGTTATAACTGGCGCTCCATTCAGAGAAAGCAGTCATCACATAATGGCCTGGCACCCTTTGTGTC encodes the following:
- the LOC109904431 gene encoding immunoglobulin superfamily DCC subclass member 3-like, which gives rise to MDPAVQRQLTYTILQYYSRHTIKAQARPQMEAVVLSHNVCGAKELAILLEPSDVIAVRDRPLMLDCRVEGEGSISITWRKNGVPVVVGERVQVLPNGTLFIQSFQKRLDRVGSETDVGEYDCAAQNRFGMLVSRKARVQLASLPKFHTHPESMSVDDGGVARFKCQVDSVPEANITWERDRTPLTTTDNRYTLLPMGILQVTGVRRIDAGVYRCMASNIANTRFSHEAVLNVTGEASRIYKEPVILSGPQNLTITVHQTAILECIATGNPRPIVSWSRLDGRSIGVEGIQVLGTGNLMISDVSLQHSGVYVCAANRPGTRMRRTALGRLVVQAPPEFMQWPQSVSKPAGGSAVFTCVAQGVPEPHLIWLKNGKILMPGDNVKLTNNNSTLAMTRITSEDEAIYQCIAENMAGTNQASARLAVSLAKDLPDSPQGLTATALSPSTLQLAWIQPPVEITDGIIGYVLHIRKISEPDSSELQEAVSKTTFQHDFTNLEPATTYSIYLKAYSPLGASQQSSTVVATTLGGVPSPPTFFTKVVNSTAVQVLWELPSKPGKAEGFRLTYRRVPHADFQEPVQFPCHVNAHTISRLETGAVYEVKLVAYNGNGESDCSKRLVSLAKEGSSAKTSGGENQCTCRQESEGSMGGIVVGIHIGMACIIFCVLFLMFGYRHSLFCSKGTQYSWSVPRGEDRGQLGQNGIPKGGVTRPVEVTLELVPQSRDSTCHGGAPVLPAQCQVLIEQHSSGLPGMGTG